GAGCTGCTGGCCGTGCGTATGCTTGAGCTTATGATTTTCGCAAGCTCGGTGCATTCTTGCATCAAAGGTTGCAGAACCTCCAAGGCCAGCATCTCGCTTCTTTTGATGATCTCCAGCCAAATTCCGGATTCGTTCAATTCTTTGAGCACAATTCCCAGCTTGTGTATGAAGTCGTTGGTGCTTTCTGCGCCGCGGGCCTCGCCATAATTTGGTGCGGGCGAGGTGCCACAACGAAGCAACTGTCCGGCGATGTGATTTCCTGCCTTGGTTTTGGGTAAAGCCGACGACTGTTTGACTATCCCAACAGCAAAATCAATCAAGCGCTCTTGAATATCATCGCCTTTCGCCATTTTTTGTTCTCCCGATGAATTGTCAATTAACCATTCACAATTAATAATTGTCAATTGAGAATGGTCAATTGTCAATTCTTACTCGAATCGACGATCCTTCCCGTCAATCCCAGCTTCAGCACCTCCTGATAGGGCAGCTCCCACGCCTGTTTGTCGCGGTTCCATTTGCCGCCTGCGGCTTTCACCTGTGTTCCCAAGGCGACCTCATCGTAGTTGATCTTTACCTGCATGATTCTGTTCAAAGGAATTTTTGCCGGCGGCGGTTGCCAGGGCGTCTCTTCGATAATCAGCTCGACGGTTTTGATTCGGCGCTTGTTGGCGGCGTCATAGCGGTAGCGCACGCAGACTAATTTTTCGCCATATTCGGCAAACAACTTTTTGGTGCCGGCTTGACCGGGCCGGAGTTTTCTGCCTGGGTTCATAATAAATCCGCCGGACTGCGGACGCCCATCGCCCTTTTGTTCAGCACCTCTGTCCATAAACCCTGCGGACTTAGCCGTTGTCGTAATTTGGCACCAACGTACCTCAGCCTTTTCTCATCGCCGCATCCACAAACCAAAAAGCCCAAACCCCACGGGCGTAGTCTCACCTTCCGGCCTTATTGCCTCGAGCCGGTGAAACCGACATCCGTCGGATTTGGGCTTGTAACCTGCAACATCTTGACGGCATCGTTTTCCCCTCCTGTAAAATTAGGTTACGATGGGCAGCCGTCCGCACATTTTGACAAACAATGTTAGCAAAAAAAAGTATCTTTGTCAAGAAAAATTTCCGGGAAAAAGCATCAAATCCCTTTGCGTCCTGCCGAAAAATTTTTAAATTTATTCAATTCATGTCAACCAAGGAGCTGGCAAAAAACAGGTGAAAATTCCGTTTTCTCATCTTCCCGGTACCAGCCGGTTGTTTGCTGATTATATCGAAGATTTTGAAAAGCTCGAAGCGTTCTACGCGGTCGATTATCGCAGCCGGGCGGCGTTGCTGGCGCAAGCCGAGCTGGTCGCGCAGCGCGACTATCCGCGCACCGAGTTGGCACAAATTCTTCAGCGACAAAATCACCATTGCGCAAAGTCAAGAAGGAAAAAGGCGCCCAAAAGAACTGAGTAAAAATTCGGCTCAATAAAAACCCCATGCGAATCGGTCGATGTCATGGGGTTTTTCTTTTTCAAACAATGATGCCCGATTTATCCAACTGCGTGCGCAGCGCCTGCATCTCGACGTTGGTGTTTTTCAGGCGCTCGCCGACAATGGTGGCAAGCTGAAAGAGAAATTTGTTTCCCAAACGCGGCTTGCGCTCCAGCAGCTCGAATAAATCCGGCCGGAACAGGCCGATGATATCCGAAGGCTCTTTGGCGACGGCGGTGGCGGAGCGCGGCGTCTCGTCGAGCAGCGCCAATTCGCCGAAAAAATCGCCGCTGCGCAAAGTGGCCAGCTCCTCGCGGCCCTCGCCGGGCGCGTGTTTGAAAATAACCACGGTTCCGCGTTGAATGACGTACATTCCCACCCCGGGCTCGCCTTCCCAAAAAATGGTTTCATTGGCCTTGAACGTCCGGCGATGAATCAGCTTCTCAAATTCACGCAACTCGGAGTTGTTCATGTCGGCAAAAAGCGGAACCAGGCGCAGCGTTCCCACGATGCCTTCATCTTCGCCGTTTTTCTTTTTAAAAATATTGCTCCACAACGGGCTGCCGGATTTTGCCGGACGGTTGTTGGTGGTGTTCATAAAATACTGTTGGACGATTCGCCAGTTTGAGGGTGAGCCGGTTGGTTGTTTGGAATTGTCGGTTTTGTTTAACCGGCGAGGGACAAACCAGCAGATGAATTTTTATAATATATGAAACGACGTGACTTGAAGCAAGGCGAATTTTTCATTGCTTTTCTTTCGCAAATCAGTTAATTTTTGTTATGTTATGGCTTCGCCTCTCGATGCTGATTTTGTTGTCGCCGGCGCTGCTTTTTTCTCAAGATCAACGCCGGCAGTTGGATGAACTGCGGCAGAAGATCGCGCGCTTGCAGGAGCAGATCGCAGCGCAAGAAAAAAACGAAACCGCGACGCTGGAGTTTTTGCGTGCACTCGATGAGCAAATCGATTTGACACACCGTCTGGCCACCCAACTGCGGAAGCAGGAGCGCGACAAGCGCGCAAAAATCGACAACGCCGAGAAAATGCGGCAGCGCACCGAAGACGAGCTGCAGCGCTTGAAAAAAATCGCCGCCGAGCGCGCAGTTTTTTTTTACAAGTATGGCCGCATGCAGGACGTTGAAATTCTTCTGACCGCGCGCTCGTTGAATCAAATGCTGCTGTGGGCAAAGTACCATCAGCAGCTCGACGACAACGACCGCCGCATTTTGAACGGCATTGCCAAAAAACGCGAGCAAATCAGCGAGCAAAAAACTCTGCTTACCGCGGAATTGGAAAACCATCAGCGTATTCTCAGCGAGAAACAACAGGAAGAAGAGGCGCTGAAAAAACGGCGCGCCCAGCGGCAAGAGGTGTTGAAAAAGGTTCGAAGCGACAAGAATTTTTATCAAGCCCAGCTTGCGGAAACGCAAAAGGCCATGGCGCACATCCGGCAGCTTATTTCTTCGGCAGAAGCCAAGGCGCCCCGCCGTGAGCCGGTTCGGCCGGCGGGTGACGGCTCGTTTCAAGCACTGCGCAAAGCCATGCCGTGGCCGGTTGACGGACGGATTGTATCGCGTTATGGCAACTATCGCCATCCCGTGCTCAATACGATCACGAATAATTTGGGTATTGACATCGCGCCGCAAGACGGCGTGGGCGCGACGGTGCGCAGCGTGGCGAGCGGCAAAGTCACGGCTATTACCTGGCAGCGCGGTTATGGCAATCTCATGATCATCAGCCACGGTGAAGGTTATTATACCGTCTACACGCATCTCGCCGATCTCAATGTTTCTTTGAATGAAGAGGTTGCGGCGGAACAGGTGATTGGCACGGTCGGCGAAACCGGCTCACTCCAGGGCGCAACTTTGCATTTCCAGATCTGGAATCGCGAAGAGGCGCTGAATCCGGAGGATTGGCTGCGGCCGTAATTTTTTTTCGATTTTTTTACTTTTATGATCTCAATCATCGCCCAAGAAAACGCCAAAGAGTTTCTGCGCCGCGCGCGGCAAAATGAGCGCGTCGCGCATGCGTATTTGTTTCATGGGCCGGCTGGCGTGGGCAAGGAGGCGCTGGCGCTGCTGGCGGCGCAAAGTTTTTTTTGCGCGAGGCGGTTTCCTGAGTCGATGCCACGCCAGGCGAAGGCAACGCTCTCATTGTTTGATGACCAGACGCCACAAACGGCGGTGCCGGCGCCAGAAAACATCGAGCTGGCGTGCGGCGTTTGCTCGGCGTGCCGACGCGTCGCCGAGATGATGCATCCGGATGTGCGGGTGATTTTCCCGCGAGCGGCCTCCGCCTCGGAAGAGGAACGCGCCGAAGTTGTGCGCAGCCTGGCAACCAGCCCCTATCAACGCCTGCGGCCATGGGAAAATCCGAATATTCTCATCGACGATATTCGCGCGCTCAAACGCGATCTCAGCATGACAAGCTACGAAGGCCACGGCATGGTGGCGCTGATTTTGGAAGCCGAGCGCATGAAGGCCGAAGCGGCGAATGCGCTGCTCAAAATTTTGGAGGAGCCGCCGCCGCAAACGCTGATCATTCTCACCACCACCTCGCTCGACGGCTTGCTGCCGACGATCGTGTCGCGCTGCCAGCCGGTGCGTCTGCAGATTTTGACGGCTCCACAAATTGCCGCGGCCTTGCAGGAAAAACACGGCGTGCCGGCTGAGCGGGCGCCATTCATCGCCAAATTGGCCAACGGCAATTTTCGCCGCGCGCTGGAGCTGCTCGAAGAAAACGTCGACACCCGCCGCCAGCAGGCCGTCGATTTTTTGCGCATGGCGTTTCGCTTCAACAAGCCGGTCGAGCAAATGGATTTTCTCAACGCGCTGACGCGGGAGCTCGACCGGCGCGAGTTGCGCCAATTGCTGGAGCTTTGCCTGCTGTTGGTTCGCGATGGTTATGTGTTCAAATCGACGAACGCCTCGCCGGTGCGTGAGGCTTCGATTATCAACCTGGATCAGGAGCGCATGTTGTCCGATCTCGTCAAGAATCTTCCCAATTTTGATTTTCCGGCTGTCATCAAGGAGCTTGAATTTGCCATGGAATGTTTGGATCGTTACGTGCAACCATGGCTGGTGCTCATGGTGTTGTTGCACCGGATTTATCAATTATCAGGCAGCAGGAGGTAAGATGGCGGACTTCGTCGAGGTAAAATTTAAAGGCGAGCGTAAAGCGTGGTACGCCAATCCGCAGCAATTTCCTTTTCGCATCGGTGATCTCATCATTGTCGAAGCCGAAAAGGGCGAAGACTTGGGCCGGGTCAATCAGATCGAGCCGCCGAAGGGCGCCGCAGTCACCGCCAATGGCGGTCTGCGGAAAGTGCTGCGCAAAGCCAATGAAAGCGAGGTGATCCGCCAGCAGGGTAATAAAGCCGCGGAGCAGCGCGCGCTGGTAATTTGCCGCCAAAAAGTTGTTGTGCATAATCTGCCAATGAAAGTGGCGGATTGCGAATTTCAGCTCGACGGCAACAAGATCACGTTTTATTTTACCGCCGACAAACGCGTCGATTTTCGAGAGTTGGTGAAGGATTTGGCCGGCGTTTATCATACTCGCATCGAGCTGCGGCAGATCGGCGTGCGCGATGAGGCCAAGCGTTTGGACGGCTATGGTGTCTGCGGCCGCCGGCTCTGTTGCTCGTCGTGGATTCAAGAATTTGGCCCCATCACCACGCAAGCCGCGAAAGAGCAGAACTTGCCGCTCAATCCCAACAAGCTCGCCGGCGTGTGCGGCCGGCTGAAATGCTGCTTGATGTACGAGCGCGATTTTTATAACTGGGCCATCGCCCAATTTCCCGACCTCGCCAAGCCGATCAAGACGGATAAGGGCGAAGGGCTCATCACCAAAATCGATATTTTCAAAGACACCTTCACGGTGAAATATCACAGCGGCGAAGTCGAAGTGCTGCCGCTGGCGGTTTCAAAAGAGAAGGTTTATAAATGCCAGAACGACTGCGGGCATGAGCATGGGAATTTGGAGGAGGTGGGAAACTCAGAAGCTCATTGAAAGTGATAAAACAAGAGTAATTTGTCATGTACGTTTGCACACCCATCACGATGAAAATGTAGCGCAGACCTCTTAATTAAGGCAAAACTGATTGTGACTTCTTACGAAAAAATCCTCGTCACCAGCGCCCTGCCGTATGCGAACGGACCTTTGCATATCGGCCACATTGCTGGCGCGTATTTGCCGGCGGATATTTACGTGCGGTATCAACGTCTGATGGGCCGCGACGTTATTCACGTTTGCGGTACGGACGAGCACGGCGTGGCGATCACCATTGCGGCGGAAAAGGCGAAAAAAGCTCCCAAGGAATTTGTCGATTTTTATTGGGCGCAAATGAATGAAACCTTTGCCAAAGCCGGCATCAGCTTCGATATTTTTTGCCGCACGACGACGCCGGAGCATTATCCGATTTCGCAGGAGTTTTTTCTGACGATGCACCAAAAAGGCTTGCTCGTCGAGAAGGCGGTGAAACAGCTTTATTGCCCGAACGACAAGCGCTTTTTGGCGGATCGCTACGTCGAAGGCACGTGCCCGCATTGCGGCACGCCGGGCGCGCGCGGCGACCAATGCGAAGCCTGCGGCAAGTGGATCGATCAGCTCGAGCTGCGCGATCCCAAGTGCATGGTCTGCAGCGCGCGGCCGGAAATTCGCCAGACCAAACATTTTTTCATTCCGCTCGGCCGTTTTCAAGAGCAGGTGAAAAACTGGCTCGACACCAAAAAGCATTGGCGCGACAATGTGCTCAATTTTTGCTACGGCTGGATCAAGGAAGGCCTGGCCGACCGCGCGATCACGCGTGACATCAGTTGGGGCGTGCCGGTGCCCTTGCCGGGTTATGAGGGCAAAGTGCTCTACGTCTGGTTTGATGCGCCAATCGGCTACATTTCCGCGACGCAAGTTTGGGCGAAACGCCTCGGCCAGCCGGAGAAGTGGAAAGAGTATTGGCAAAATCCCAAAACCAAGCTGGTGCATTTCATCGGCAAGGATAACATCGTTTTTCACGCGATTGTCTGGCCGGCGATGCTGATGGCGCAAGACGGCTATATTTTGCCGGCGGATATTCCCGCCAACGAGTTTCTCAATCTCGAAGGCCGCAAGCTTTCCACCAGCCGCCATTTCGCGGTATGGCTGCACGAGTACTTGCAGAAATTCCCACCCGACCCACTGCGCTATGCGCTGGCCGCGAATTTGCCGGAAGGCAAGGACGCGGATTTTTCCTGGAAAGATTTTCAAACGCGCAACAACAGCGAGCTGGCGGACATTCTCGGCAATTTCGTCAATCGCACGCTCACGTTCGTCAAGAAAAATTATGACAACCGCGTTCCCGCCGCCGGCCTGTTGAATGAGCGCGATCAACGCACGCTTGAATTGATTCAATCCTGGCCGCAAAAGCTCAGCGAGGATTACGAGCGCTACGAATTTCGCCGCGCGACACAGGATTTGATGGACCTGGCGCGTCACGCCAACAAATATTTCAACGACGAAGAACCCTGGCGCACGCTCAAAACCGACCGGCAGCGA
Above is a window of candidate division KSB1 bacterium DNA encoding:
- a CDS encoding four helix bundle protein; its protein translation is MAKGDDIQERLIDFAVGIVKQSSALPKTKAGNHIAGQLLRCGTSPAPNYGEARGAESTNDFIHKLGIVLKELNESGIWLEIIKRSEMLALEVLQPLMQECTELAKIISSSIRTASSSRSIPKRE
- the bshC gene encoding bacillithiol biosynthesis BshC, whose amino-acid sequence is MKIPFSHLPGTSRLFADYIEDFEKLEAFYAVDYRSRAALLAQAELVAQRDYPRTELAQILQRQNHHCAKSRRKKAPKRTE
- a CDS encoding cyclic nucleotide-binding domain-containing protein; translated protein: MNTTNNRPAKSGSPLWSNIFKKKNGEDEGIVGTLRLVPLFADMNNSELREFEKLIHRRTFKANETIFWEGEPGVGMYVIQRGTVVIFKHAPGEGREELATLRSGDFFGELALLDETPRSATAVAKEPSDIIGLFRPDLFELLERKPRLGNKFLFQLATIVGERLKNTNVEMQALRTQLDKSGIIV
- a CDS encoding peptidoglycan DD-metalloendopeptidase family protein, coding for MLWLRLSMLILLSPALLFSQDQRRQLDELRQKIARLQEQIAAQEKNETATLEFLRALDEQIDLTHRLATQLRKQERDKRAKIDNAEKMRQRTEDELQRLKKIAAERAVFFYKYGRMQDVEILLTARSLNQMLLWAKYHQQLDDNDRRILNGIAKKREQISEQKTLLTAELENHQRILSEKQQEEEALKKRRAQRQEVLKKVRSDKNFYQAQLAETQKAMAHIRQLISSAEAKAPRREPVRPAGDGSFQALRKAMPWPVDGRIVSRYGNYRHPVLNTITNNLGIDIAPQDGVGATVRSVASGKVTAITWQRGYGNLMIISHGEGYYTVYTHLADLNVSLNEEVAAEQVIGTVGETGSLQGATLHFQIWNREEALNPEDWLRP
- the ricT gene encoding regulatory iron-sulfur-containing complex subunit RicT is translated as MADFVEVKFKGERKAWYANPQQFPFRIGDLIIVEAEKGEDLGRVNQIEPPKGAAVTANGGLRKVLRKANESEVIRQQGNKAAEQRALVICRQKVVVHNLPMKVADCEFQLDGNKITFYFTADKRVDFRELVKDLAGVYHTRIELRQIGVRDEAKRLDGYGVCGRRLCCSSWIQEFGPITTQAAKEQNLPLNPNKLAGVCGRLKCCLMYERDFYNWAIAQFPDLAKPIKTDKGEGLITKIDIFKDTFTVKYHSGEVEVLPLAVSKEKVYKCQNDCGHEHGNLEEVGNSEAH
- the metG gene encoding methionine--tRNA ligase: MIVTSYEKILVTSALPYANGPLHIGHIAGAYLPADIYVRYQRLMGRDVIHVCGTDEHGVAITIAAEKAKKAPKEFVDFYWAQMNETFAKAGISFDIFCRTTTPEHYPISQEFFLTMHQKGLLVEKAVKQLYCPNDKRFLADRYVEGTCPHCGTPGARGDQCEACGKWIDQLELRDPKCMVCSARPEIRQTKHFFIPLGRFQEQVKNWLDTKKHWRDNVLNFCYGWIKEGLADRAITRDISWGVPVPLPGYEGKVLYVWFDAPIGYISATQVWAKRLGQPEKWKEYWQNPKTKLVHFIGKDNIVFHAIVWPAMLMAQDGYILPADIPANEFLNLEGRKLSTSRHFAVWLHEYLQKFPPDPLRYALAANLPEGKDADFSWKDFQTRNNSELADILGNFVNRTLTFVKKNYDNRVPAAGLLNERDQRTLELIQSWPQKLSEDYERYEFRRATQDLMDLARHANKYFNDEEPWRTLKTDRQRCDTTMHLCLHLCKALAVLMSPTLPFSAARLWKMLNLPGEVEKQNWLAAPATGLPANHPLNEPEILFTKIEDEAIAPEIARLQEALEKMQQPAQATGASPQSEAAAAVATTPLISIDTFKQIDLRVAEVLAAEKVPKADKLLKLNIRVGEEERQLVAGIAQHYQPEDLVGKKIVIVANLQPATIRGIESQGMILAASTEDGQLAIVSPEREIASGAKVR